In Chroicocephalus ridibundus chromosome 4, bChrRid1.1, whole genome shotgun sequence, one genomic interval encodes:
- the UNC93B1 gene encoding protein unc-93 homolog B1 isoform X4: MGHPEQAAPTAGPEVAMEKDPSCYQDAAKTVASDGLGAEGMETQLDDFVGAPPDYNEEEEEQKYFRRKRLGVVKNVLAASLAGMLTYGVYLGLLQMQLILHYDETYREVKYSNIQLEDIDRKVLMGINVTPVAALLYTPVLIRFFGTKWAMFLAVGIYALFVSSNYWERYYTLVPSAVAIGVAIVPLWASMGNYITRMAQKYYEYVNYKEEHVQEQQRAPRGACNAYIVVFQTIFYTCFHLSFVCAQMPMLFFLNNYLYQLNHTLSGVKHCGERAAAGRQRGAVARGPPQLGLSLWPRVLPPAGTLSHGTLPGFNTTVLQSLPRSVNLIIVESALMAAAFLAMLMVLVLCGSAYRPTEEIDLRSIGWGNIFQLPFKHMRDYRLRHLFPLFIYSGFEVLFVCTGFSLNYGVCALGLEKLAYLLTAYGLSASAFSSLALCMLRLRRQVPLLAGAIVHAALLVTLFCWAPEPRYLLQAPLLYSIAVLWGMGSALNKTGISILLGMLYEDKERQDFVFTIYHWWQALAIFTVYLWSGLPMKAKLSIMLLTLVVATGAYLWMERKLAQHVTYRLPRIPRPRHRMHGYRYMEEDDSDETGSEGDGGNNNDEARVDSTSGDDLPRDDEDQLG; the protein is encoded by the exons ATGGGCCACCCCGAGCAGGCAGCACCCACGGCAGGGCctg AGGTAGCGATGGAGAAAGACCCCAGCTGCTACCAGGATGCGGCCAAGACGGTGGCGAGTGATGGGCTGGGCGCCGAGGGGATGGAGACGCAG CTGGACGACTTTGTGGGTGCTCCCCCCGACTacaacgaggaggaggaggagcagaagtaTTTCCGCCGCAAGCGCCTCGGCGTGGTGAAGAACGTGCTGGCCGCCAGCCTGGCCGGCATGCTCACCTACGGCGTCTACCTGG GCCTGTTGCAGATGCAGCTGATCCTACACTACGACGAGACCTACCGGGAGGTGAAGTACAGCAACATTCAGCTGGAGGACATCGACCGCAAGGTGCTGATGGGCATCAACGTCACCCCCGTCGCGGCGCTGCTCTACACGCCCGTCCTCATCAG GTTTTTCGGCACCAAGTGGGCCATGTTCCTGGCGGTGGGGATCTACGCCCTCTTCGTCTCCAGCAACTACTGGGAGCGCTATTACACGCTGGTGCCCTCCGCCGTGGCCATCGGGGTGGCCATCGTGCCCCTCTGGGCTTCCATGGGCAACTACATCACACG AATGGCCCAGAAGTACTACGAGTACGTCAACTACAAGGAGGAGCACgtgcaggagcagcagcgggCACCACGGGGTGCCTGCAACGCCTACATCGTCGTCTTCCAGACTATCTTCTACACCTGCTTCCAC TTGAGCTTCGTCTGCGCTCAGATGCCCATGCTCTTCTTCCTCAACAACTACCTCTACCAGCTCAACCACACGCTCTCCGGGGTCAAGCATTGCGGTGAGCGCGCGGCCGCGGGACGGCAGCGTGGCGCGGTGGCACGGGGACCTCCCCAGTTGGGGCTGAGCCTGTGGCCACGTGTCCTCCCCCCGGCAGGGACCCTGAGTCACGGCACGCTGCCCGGCTTCAACACCACGGTGCTGCAGAGCCTGCCCCGCAGCGTCAACCTCATCATCGTGGAAAGTGCCCTGATGGCGGCCGCCTTCCTCGCCATGCTGATG GTCCTGGTGCTCTGCGGCTCGGCATATCGGCCCACGGAGGAGATCGACCTGCGTAGCATCGGCTGGGGAAACATCTTCCAGCTGCCCTTCAAGCACATGCGGGACTATCGCCTGCGCCATCTTTTTCCCTTGTTCATCTACAGCGGCTTTGAGGTGCTCTTTGTCTGCACCGGCTTCTCCCTG AACTACGGCGTGTGTGCCCTGGGGCTAGAGAAACTGGCGTACCTCCTCACGGCCTACGGCCTCTCCGCCTCGGCCTTTTCCAGCCTGGCTCTCTGCATGCTGCGCCTGCGGCGGCAGGTCCCGCTGCTGGCCGGAGCCATCGTCCACGCCGCTCTCCTGGTGACTCTCTTCTGCTGGGCACCCGAGCCCCGCTACCTGCTCCAAGCGCCTCTGCTCTACTCCATAGCCGTGCTCTGGGGCATGGGGAGTGCCCTCAACAAAACCGGCATTAGCA TCCTCCTGGGCATGCTGTATGAGGACAAGGAGCGCCAAGACTTCGTCTTCACCATCTACCACTGGTGGCAGGCCCTGGCGATCTTCACCGTCTACCTGTGGTCGGGGCTGCCCATGAAG GCCAAGCTCTCCATCATGCTGCTGACGCTGGTGGTGGCGACGGGGGCCTACCTCTGGATGGAACGCAAGCTGGCGCAGCACGTGACATACCGCCTGCCCCGCATTCCCCGCCCGCGCCACAGGATGCACGGCTACCGTTATATGGAGGAGGACGACTCGGATGAGACCGGCTCGGAGGGTGACGGCGGCAATAACAATGACGAGGCACGGGTGGACTCTACCAGCGGGGATGACCTGCCAAGAGATGATGAGGACCAGCTGGGTTAG
- the UNC93B1 gene encoding protein unc-93 homolog B1 isoform X5: MGHPEQAAPTAGPEVAMEKDPSCYQDAAKTVASDGLGAEGMETQLDDFVGAPPDYNEEEEEQKYFRRKRLGVVKNVLAASLAGMLTYGVYLGLLQMQLILHYDETYREVKYSNIQLEDIDRKVLMGINVTPVAALLYTPVLIRFFGTKWAMFLAVGIYALFVSSNYWERYYTLVPSAVAIGVAIVPLWASMGNYITRMAQKYYEYVNYKEEHVQEQQRAPRGACNAYIVVFQTIFYTCFHLSFVCAQMPMLFFLNNYLYQLNHTLSGVKHCGTLSHGTLPGFNTTVLQSLPRSVNLIIVESALMAAAFLAMLMVLVLCGSAYRPTEEIDLRSIGWGNIFQLPFKHMRDYRLRHLFPLFIYSGFEVLFVCTGFSLNYGVCALGLEKLAYLLTAYGLSASAFSSLALCMLRLRRQVPLLAGAIVHAALLVTLFCWAPEPRYLLQAPLLYSIAVLWGMGSALNKTGISILLGMLYEDKERQDFVFTIYHWWQALAIFTVYLWSGLPMKAKLSIMLLTLVVATGAYLWMERKLAQHVTYRLPRIPRPRHRMHGYRYMEEDDSDETGSEGDGGNNNDEARVDSTSGDDLPRDDEDQLG; this comes from the exons ATGGGCCACCCCGAGCAGGCAGCACCCACGGCAGGGCctg AGGTAGCGATGGAGAAAGACCCCAGCTGCTACCAGGATGCGGCCAAGACGGTGGCGAGTGATGGGCTGGGCGCCGAGGGGATGGAGACGCAG CTGGACGACTTTGTGGGTGCTCCCCCCGACTacaacgaggaggaggaggagcagaagtaTTTCCGCCGCAAGCGCCTCGGCGTGGTGAAGAACGTGCTGGCCGCCAGCCTGGCCGGCATGCTCACCTACGGCGTCTACCTGG GCCTGTTGCAGATGCAGCTGATCCTACACTACGACGAGACCTACCGGGAGGTGAAGTACAGCAACATTCAGCTGGAGGACATCGACCGCAAGGTGCTGATGGGCATCAACGTCACCCCCGTCGCGGCGCTGCTCTACACGCCCGTCCTCATCAG GTTTTTCGGCACCAAGTGGGCCATGTTCCTGGCGGTGGGGATCTACGCCCTCTTCGTCTCCAGCAACTACTGGGAGCGCTATTACACGCTGGTGCCCTCCGCCGTGGCCATCGGGGTGGCCATCGTGCCCCTCTGGGCTTCCATGGGCAACTACATCACACG AATGGCCCAGAAGTACTACGAGTACGTCAACTACAAGGAGGAGCACgtgcaggagcagcagcgggCACCACGGGGTGCCTGCAACGCCTACATCGTCGTCTTCCAGACTATCTTCTACACCTGCTTCCAC TTGAGCTTCGTCTGCGCTCAGATGCCCATGCTCTTCTTCCTCAACAACTACCTCTACCAGCTCAACCACACGCTCTCCGGGGTCAAGCATTGCG GGACCCTGAGTCACGGCACGCTGCCCGGCTTCAACACCACGGTGCTGCAGAGCCTGCCCCGCAGCGTCAACCTCATCATCGTGGAAAGTGCCCTGATGGCGGCCGCCTTCCTCGCCATGCTGATG GTCCTGGTGCTCTGCGGCTCGGCATATCGGCCCACGGAGGAGATCGACCTGCGTAGCATCGGCTGGGGAAACATCTTCCAGCTGCCCTTCAAGCACATGCGGGACTATCGCCTGCGCCATCTTTTTCCCTTGTTCATCTACAGCGGCTTTGAGGTGCTCTTTGTCTGCACCGGCTTCTCCCTG AACTACGGCGTGTGTGCCCTGGGGCTAGAGAAACTGGCGTACCTCCTCACGGCCTACGGCCTCTCCGCCTCGGCCTTTTCCAGCCTGGCTCTCTGCATGCTGCGCCTGCGGCGGCAGGTCCCGCTGCTGGCCGGAGCCATCGTCCACGCCGCTCTCCTGGTGACTCTCTTCTGCTGGGCACCCGAGCCCCGCTACCTGCTCCAAGCGCCTCTGCTCTACTCCATAGCCGTGCTCTGGGGCATGGGGAGTGCCCTCAACAAAACCGGCATTAGCA TCCTCCTGGGCATGCTGTATGAGGACAAGGAGCGCCAAGACTTCGTCTTCACCATCTACCACTGGTGGCAGGCCCTGGCGATCTTCACCGTCTACCTGTGGTCGGGGCTGCCCATGAAG GCCAAGCTCTCCATCATGCTGCTGACGCTGGTGGTGGCGACGGGGGCCTACCTCTGGATGGAACGCAAGCTGGCGCAGCACGTGACATACCGCCTGCCCCGCATTCCCCGCCCGCGCCACAGGATGCACGGCTACCGTTATATGGAGGAGGACGACTCGGATGAGACCGGCTCGGAGGGTGACGGCGGCAATAACAATGACGAGGCACGGGTGGACTCTACCAGCGGGGATGACCTGCCAAGAGATGATGAGGACCAGCTGGGTTAG
- the UNC93B1 gene encoding protein unc-93 homolog B1 isoform X2: MEKDPSCYQDAAKTVASDGLGAEGMETQLDDFVGAPPDYNEEEEEQKYFRRKRLGVVKNVLAASLAGMLTYGVYLGLLQMQLILHYDETYREVKYSNIQLEDIDRKVLMGINVTPVAALLYTPVLIRYGAACAPRRHAGMGTHASPSSPWQVFRHQVGHVPGGGDLRPLRLQQLLGALLHAGALRRGHRGGHRAPLGFHGQLHHTVGSGGSGWGDPGGCQLTRRATQNGPEVLRVRQLQGGARAGAAAGTTGCLQRLHRRLPDYLLHLLPLELRLRSDAHALLPQQLPLPAQPHALRGQALRDPESRHAARLQHHGAAEPAPQRQPHHRGKCPDGGRLPRHADGECQGGQGTGWDAGSGSPTAARQVLVLCGSAYRPTEEIDLRSIGWGNIFQLPFKHMRDYRLRHLFPLFIYSGFEVLFVCTGFSLNYGVCALGLEKLAYLLTAYGLSASAFSSLALCMLRLRRQVPLLAGAIVHAALLVTLFCWAPEPRYLLQAPLLYSIAVLWGMGSALNKTGISILLGMLYEDKERQDFVFTIYHWWQALAIFTVYLWSGLPMKAKLSIMLLTLVVATGAYLWMERKLAQHVTYRLPRIPRPRHRMHGYRYMEEDDSDETGSEGDGGNNNDEARVDSTSGDDLPRDDEDQLG, encoded by the exons ATGGAGAAAGACCCCAGCTGCTACCAGGATGCGGCCAAGACGGTGGCGAGTGATGGGCTGGGCGCCGAGGGGATGGAGACGCAG CTGGACGACTTTGTGGGTGCTCCCCCCGACTacaacgaggaggaggaggagcagaagtaTTTCCGCCGCAAGCGCCTCGGCGTGGTGAAGAACGTGCTGGCCGCCAGCCTGGCCGGCATGCTCACCTACGGCGTCTACCTGG GCCTGTTGCAGATGCAGCTGATCCTACACTACGACGAGACCTACCGGGAGGTGAAGTACAGCAACATTCAGCTGGAGGACATCGACCGCAAGGTGCTGATGGGCATCAACGTCACCCCCGTCGCGGCGCTGCTCTACACGCCCGTCCTCATCAGGTATGGCGCTGCCTGCGCTCCCCGCCGCCATGCCGGCATGGGCACCCACGCTTCCCCTTCCTCGCCCTGGCAGGTTTTTCGGCACCAAGTGGGCCATGTTCCTGGCGGTGGGGATCTACGCCCTCTTCGTCTCCAGCAACTACTGGGAGCGCTATTACACGCTGGTGCCCTCCGCCGTGGCCATCGGGGTGGCCATCGTGCCCCTCTGGGCTTCCATGGGCAACTACATCACACGGTAGGCAGCGGGGGGAGCGgatggggggacccaggggggtGCCAGCTGACCCGCCGTGCCACGCAGAATGGCCCAGAAGTACTACGAGTACGTCAACTACAAGGAGGAGCACgtgcaggagcagcagcgggCACCACGGGGTGCCTGCAACGCCTACATCGTCGTCTTCCAGACTATCTTCTACACCTGCTTCCAC TTGAGCTTCGTCTGCGCTCAGATGCCCATGCTCTTCTTCCTCAACAACTACCTCTACCAGCTCAACCACACGCTCTCCGGGGTCAAGCATTGCG GGACCCTGAGTCACGGCACGCTGCCCGGCTTCAACACCACGGTGCTGCAGAGCCTGCCCCGCAGCGTCAACCTCATCATCGTGGAAAGTGCCCTGATGGCGGCCGCCTTCCTCGCCATGCTGATGGTGAgtgccagggagggcaggggacaggctgggacGCCGGCAGTGGCTCACCCACGGCCGCACGGCAGGTCCTGGTGCTCTGCGGCTCGGCATATCGGCCCACGGAGGAGATCGACCTGCGTAGCATCGGCTGGGGAAACATCTTCCAGCTGCCCTTCAAGCACATGCGGGACTATCGCCTGCGCCATCTTTTTCCCTTGTTCATCTACAGCGGCTTTGAGGTGCTCTTTGTCTGCACCGGCTTCTCCCTG AACTACGGCGTGTGTGCCCTGGGGCTAGAGAAACTGGCGTACCTCCTCACGGCCTACGGCCTCTCCGCCTCGGCCTTTTCCAGCCTGGCTCTCTGCATGCTGCGCCTGCGGCGGCAGGTCCCGCTGCTGGCCGGAGCCATCGTCCACGCCGCTCTCCTGGTGACTCTCTTCTGCTGGGCACCCGAGCCCCGCTACCTGCTCCAAGCGCCTCTGCTCTACTCCATAGCCGTGCTCTGGGGCATGGGGAGTGCCCTCAACAAAACCGGCATTAGCA TCCTCCTGGGCATGCTGTATGAGGACAAGGAGCGCCAAGACTTCGTCTTCACCATCTACCACTGGTGGCAGGCCCTGGCGATCTTCACCGTCTACCTGTGGTCGGGGCTGCCCATGAAG GCCAAGCTCTCCATCATGCTGCTGACGCTGGTGGTGGCGACGGGGGCCTACCTCTGGATGGAACGCAAGCTGGCGCAGCACGTGACATACCGCCTGCCCCGCATTCCCCGCCCGCGCCACAGGATGCACGGCTACCGTTATATGGAGGAGGACGACTCGGATGAGACCGGCTCGGAGGGTGACGGCGGCAATAACAATGACGAGGCACGGGTGGACTCTACCAGCGGGGATGACCTGCCAAGAGATGATGAGGACCAGCTGGGTTAG
- the UNC93B1 gene encoding protein unc-93 homolog B1 isoform X1, translating into MGHPEQAAPTAGPEVAMEKDPSCYQDAAKTVASDGLGAEGMETQLDDFVGAPPDYNEEEEEQKYFRRKRLGVVKNVLAASLAGMLTYGVYLGLLQMQLILHYDETYREVKYSNIQLEDIDRKVLMGINVTPVAALLYTPVLIRYGAACAPRRHAGMGTHASPSSPWQVFRHQVGHVPGGGDLRPLRLQQLLGALLHAGALRRGHRGGHRAPLGFHGQLHHTVGSGGSGWGDPGGCQLTRRATQNGPEVLRVRQLQGGARAGAAAGTTGCLQRLHRRLPDYLLHLLPLELRLRSDAHALLPQQLPLPAQPHALRGQALRDPESRHAARLQHHGAAEPAPQRQPHHRGKCPDGGRLPRHADGECQGGQGTGWDAGSGSPTAARQVLVLCGSAYRPTEEIDLRSIGWGNIFQLPFKHMRDYRLRHLFPLFIYSGFEVLFVCTGFSLNYGVCALGLEKLAYLLTAYGLSASAFSSLALCMLRLRRQVPLLAGAIVHAALLVTLFCWAPEPRYLLQAPLLYSIAVLWGMGSALNKTGISILLGMLYEDKERQDFVFTIYHWWQALAIFTVYLWSGLPMKAKLSIMLLTLVVATGAYLWMERKLAQHVTYRLPRIPRPRHRMHGYRYMEEDDSDETGSEGDGGNNNDEARVDSTSGDDLPRDDEDQLG; encoded by the exons ATGGGCCACCCCGAGCAGGCAGCACCCACGGCAGGGCctg AGGTAGCGATGGAGAAAGACCCCAGCTGCTACCAGGATGCGGCCAAGACGGTGGCGAGTGATGGGCTGGGCGCCGAGGGGATGGAGACGCAG CTGGACGACTTTGTGGGTGCTCCCCCCGACTacaacgaggaggaggaggagcagaagtaTTTCCGCCGCAAGCGCCTCGGCGTGGTGAAGAACGTGCTGGCCGCCAGCCTGGCCGGCATGCTCACCTACGGCGTCTACCTGG GCCTGTTGCAGATGCAGCTGATCCTACACTACGACGAGACCTACCGGGAGGTGAAGTACAGCAACATTCAGCTGGAGGACATCGACCGCAAGGTGCTGATGGGCATCAACGTCACCCCCGTCGCGGCGCTGCTCTACACGCCCGTCCTCATCAGGTATGGCGCTGCCTGCGCTCCCCGCCGCCATGCCGGCATGGGCACCCACGCTTCCCCTTCCTCGCCCTGGCAGGTTTTTCGGCACCAAGTGGGCCATGTTCCTGGCGGTGGGGATCTACGCCCTCTTCGTCTCCAGCAACTACTGGGAGCGCTATTACACGCTGGTGCCCTCCGCCGTGGCCATCGGGGTGGCCATCGTGCCCCTCTGGGCTTCCATGGGCAACTACATCACACGGTAGGCAGCGGGGGGAGCGgatggggggacccaggggggtGCCAGCTGACCCGCCGTGCCACGCAGAATGGCCCAGAAGTACTACGAGTACGTCAACTACAAGGAGGAGCACgtgcaggagcagcagcgggCACCACGGGGTGCCTGCAACGCCTACATCGTCGTCTTCCAGACTATCTTCTACACCTGCTTCCAC TTGAGCTTCGTCTGCGCTCAGATGCCCATGCTCTTCTTCCTCAACAACTACCTCTACCAGCTCAACCACACGCTCTCCGGGGTCAAGCATTGCG GGACCCTGAGTCACGGCACGCTGCCCGGCTTCAACACCACGGTGCTGCAGAGCCTGCCCCGCAGCGTCAACCTCATCATCGTGGAAAGTGCCCTGATGGCGGCCGCCTTCCTCGCCATGCTGATGGTGAgtgccagggagggcaggggacaggctgggacGCCGGCAGTGGCTCACCCACGGCCGCACGGCAGGTCCTGGTGCTCTGCGGCTCGGCATATCGGCCCACGGAGGAGATCGACCTGCGTAGCATCGGCTGGGGAAACATCTTCCAGCTGCCCTTCAAGCACATGCGGGACTATCGCCTGCGCCATCTTTTTCCCTTGTTCATCTACAGCGGCTTTGAGGTGCTCTTTGTCTGCACCGGCTTCTCCCTG AACTACGGCGTGTGTGCCCTGGGGCTAGAGAAACTGGCGTACCTCCTCACGGCCTACGGCCTCTCCGCCTCGGCCTTTTCCAGCCTGGCTCTCTGCATGCTGCGCCTGCGGCGGCAGGTCCCGCTGCTGGCCGGAGCCATCGTCCACGCCGCTCTCCTGGTGACTCTCTTCTGCTGGGCACCCGAGCCCCGCTACCTGCTCCAAGCGCCTCTGCTCTACTCCATAGCCGTGCTCTGGGGCATGGGGAGTGCCCTCAACAAAACCGGCATTAGCA TCCTCCTGGGCATGCTGTATGAGGACAAGGAGCGCCAAGACTTCGTCTTCACCATCTACCACTGGTGGCAGGCCCTGGCGATCTTCACCGTCTACCTGTGGTCGGGGCTGCCCATGAAG GCCAAGCTCTCCATCATGCTGCTGACGCTGGTGGTGGCGACGGGGGCCTACCTCTGGATGGAACGCAAGCTGGCGCAGCACGTGACATACCGCCTGCCCCGCATTCCCCGCCCGCGCCACAGGATGCACGGCTACCGTTATATGGAGGAGGACGACTCGGATGAGACCGGCTCGGAGGGTGACGGCGGCAATAACAATGACGAGGCACGGGTGGACTCTACCAGCGGGGATGACCTGCCAAGAGATGATGAGGACCAGCTGGGTTAG
- the UNC93B1 gene encoding protein unc-93 homolog B1 isoform X3, with product MGHPEQAAPTAGPEVAMEKDPSCYQDAAKTVASDGLGAEGMETQLDDFVGAPPDYNEEEEEQKYFRRKRLGVVKNVLAASLAGMLTYGVYLGLLQMQLILHYDETYREVKYSNIQLEDIDRKVLMGINVTPVAALLYTPVLIRYGAACAPRRHAGMGTHASPSSPWQVFRHQVGHVPGGGDLRPLRLQQLLGALLHAGALRRGHRGGHRAPLGFHGQLHHTNGPEVLRVRQLQGGARAGAAAGTTGCLQRLHRRLPDYLLHLLPLELRLRSDAHALLPQQLPLPAQPHALRGQALRDPESRHAARLQHHGAAEPAPQRQPHHRGKCPDGGRLPRHADGECQGGQGTGWDAGSGSPTAARQVLVLCGSAYRPTEEIDLRSIGWGNIFQLPFKHMRDYRLRHLFPLFIYSGFEVLFVCTGFSLNYGVCALGLEKLAYLLTAYGLSASAFSSLALCMLRLRRQVPLLAGAIVHAALLVTLFCWAPEPRYLLQAPLLYSIAVLWGMGSALNKTGISILLGMLYEDKERQDFVFTIYHWWQALAIFTVYLWSGLPMKAKLSIMLLTLVVATGAYLWMERKLAQHVTYRLPRIPRPRHRMHGYRYMEEDDSDETGSEGDGGNNNDEARVDSTSGDDLPRDDEDQLG from the exons ATGGGCCACCCCGAGCAGGCAGCACCCACGGCAGGGCctg AGGTAGCGATGGAGAAAGACCCCAGCTGCTACCAGGATGCGGCCAAGACGGTGGCGAGTGATGGGCTGGGCGCCGAGGGGATGGAGACGCAG CTGGACGACTTTGTGGGTGCTCCCCCCGACTacaacgaggaggaggaggagcagaagtaTTTCCGCCGCAAGCGCCTCGGCGTGGTGAAGAACGTGCTGGCCGCCAGCCTGGCCGGCATGCTCACCTACGGCGTCTACCTGG GCCTGTTGCAGATGCAGCTGATCCTACACTACGACGAGACCTACCGGGAGGTGAAGTACAGCAACATTCAGCTGGAGGACATCGACCGCAAGGTGCTGATGGGCATCAACGTCACCCCCGTCGCGGCGCTGCTCTACACGCCCGTCCTCATCAGGTATGGCGCTGCCTGCGCTCCCCGCCGCCATGCCGGCATGGGCACCCACGCTTCCCCTTCCTCGCCCTGGCAGGTTTTTCGGCACCAAGTGGGCCATGTTCCTGGCGGTGGGGATCTACGCCCTCTTCGTCTCCAGCAACTACTGGGAGCGCTATTACACGCTGGTGCCCTCCGCCGTGGCCATCGGGGTGGCCATCGTGCCCCTCTGGGCTTCCATGGGCAACTACATCACACG AATGGCCCAGAAGTACTACGAGTACGTCAACTACAAGGAGGAGCACgtgcaggagcagcagcgggCACCACGGGGTGCCTGCAACGCCTACATCGTCGTCTTCCAGACTATCTTCTACACCTGCTTCCAC TTGAGCTTCGTCTGCGCTCAGATGCCCATGCTCTTCTTCCTCAACAACTACCTCTACCAGCTCAACCACACGCTCTCCGGGGTCAAGCATTGCG GGACCCTGAGTCACGGCACGCTGCCCGGCTTCAACACCACGGTGCTGCAGAGCCTGCCCCGCAGCGTCAACCTCATCATCGTGGAAAGTGCCCTGATGGCGGCCGCCTTCCTCGCCATGCTGATGGTGAgtgccagggagggcaggggacaggctgggacGCCGGCAGTGGCTCACCCACGGCCGCACGGCAGGTCCTGGTGCTCTGCGGCTCGGCATATCGGCCCACGGAGGAGATCGACCTGCGTAGCATCGGCTGGGGAAACATCTTCCAGCTGCCCTTCAAGCACATGCGGGACTATCGCCTGCGCCATCTTTTTCCCTTGTTCATCTACAGCGGCTTTGAGGTGCTCTTTGTCTGCACCGGCTTCTCCCTG AACTACGGCGTGTGTGCCCTGGGGCTAGAGAAACTGGCGTACCTCCTCACGGCCTACGGCCTCTCCGCCTCGGCCTTTTCCAGCCTGGCTCTCTGCATGCTGCGCCTGCGGCGGCAGGTCCCGCTGCTGGCCGGAGCCATCGTCCACGCCGCTCTCCTGGTGACTCTCTTCTGCTGGGCACCCGAGCCCCGCTACCTGCTCCAAGCGCCTCTGCTCTACTCCATAGCCGTGCTCTGGGGCATGGGGAGTGCCCTCAACAAAACCGGCATTAGCA TCCTCCTGGGCATGCTGTATGAGGACAAGGAGCGCCAAGACTTCGTCTTCACCATCTACCACTGGTGGCAGGCCCTGGCGATCTTCACCGTCTACCTGTGGTCGGGGCTGCCCATGAAG GCCAAGCTCTCCATCATGCTGCTGACGCTGGTGGTGGCGACGGGGGCCTACCTCTGGATGGAACGCAAGCTGGCGCAGCACGTGACATACCGCCTGCCCCGCATTCCCCGCCCGCGCCACAGGATGCACGGCTACCGTTATATGGAGGAGGACGACTCGGATGAGACCGGCTCGGAGGGTGACGGCGGCAATAACAATGACGAGGCACGGGTGGACTCTACCAGCGGGGATGACCTGCCAAGAGATGATGAGGACCAGCTGGGTTAG